One genomic segment of bacterium includes these proteins:
- a CDS encoding lamin tail domain-containing protein: MKHRLLALALVGLVGQVMAQTATYPVISELRFYETSSVNDEFIELYNPTLDAVDLSGWKIQYKSATGTSWTDKLTFPSGASIAAHGFVLFAGNALTTPTPDYIFNGAIGLGNSGGHVRLIDASVNQIDLVGWLTANAPEGAAINPTHPRTGSYERKSNPSDTTIDMAAGGASALLGNGWDSNNNLNDFVIHAPETANPQNSSSPTEPFLGGNVPPAIGAIAYTPNPLTPGADVTFNATITDSDGLVTVATLYYGTTPGNLDGTMLLSPAGGDQFTNLTPITAPGACQTLYYRVEAYDDAGDSALSAVFAAPVQCTLSIYEIQGQTDVSPYNGQLVTTEGQVTYLQTSTSMFIQEASGAWHGIQVFGAHPGVSEGDYIRVTGTVLEYNGFTEITNPGLVIEVLESPGSLVIEPVLVTVTDANLEDFESVLVRVENTTCVSANPFYVFDGNDQIMIYFPGYEAVEDECYNIQGVRYAYQFTKEILPRTIDEIQVCGTVGADELPHSFALGQAWPNPFNPSAFISYSLDRSAQVRLSVFNILGQEVAVLADQLLPSGQHQARFDATGLPSGLYLYTLQSEGRQLTGRMLLVR, encoded by the coding sequence ATGAAACATCGTTTGCTTGCCTTGGCGCTGGTGGGACTGGTGGGACAGGTCATGGCCCAGACCGCCACCTATCCAGTCATCAGTGAGCTTCGCTTTTATGAGACCTCCAGCGTGAACGACGAGTTCATCGAACTCTACAATCCGACGCTGGATGCAGTGGATCTGAGTGGTTGGAAGATCCAATACAAATCCGCCACAGGAACCTCATGGACGGACAAGCTCACCTTCCCCAGCGGCGCCAGCATCGCCGCCCACGGATTTGTGTTGTTCGCCGGAAATGCCCTGACGACGCCAACGCCTGACTACATCTTCAATGGAGCCATCGGGCTTGGCAATTCCGGCGGGCATGTTCGCCTCATTGATGCATCGGTGAACCAGATCGATCTGGTGGGGTGGCTGACGGCGAATGCCCCTGAGGGTGCGGCCATCAACCCGACCCATCCACGCACCGGAAGCTATGAGCGCAAGTCAAATCCCTCGGACACCACCATTGACATGGCTGCGGGTGGCGCATCCGCGCTTTTGGGCAATGGTTGGGATTCGAACAACAATCTCAATGACTTCGTGATCCACGCCCCTGAAACGGCCAACCCCCAGAACAGCAGTTCGCCCACAGAGCCGTTCTTGGGAGGCAATGTGCCCCCCGCCATCGGCGCCATCGCCTACACGCCCAATCCCCTGACCCCGGGCGCCGACGTCACTTTCAACGCGACGATCACCGACAGCGACGGCCTTGTCACCGTGGCCACCCTGTACTACGGCACCACCCCCGGCAACCTGGACGGCACCATGCTGCTCTCGCCCGCCGGCGGCGACCAGTTCACCAACCTGACGCCCATCACCGCCCCCGGCGCCTGCCAGACTTTGTATTACAGGGTCGAGGCCTATGACGACGCGGGCGACTCCGCCCTCTCTGCCGTGTTCGCGGCCCCCGTCCAGTGCACCCTGAGCATCTACGAGATCCAGGGCCAGACTGATGTCAGCCCCTACAACGGCCAGCTGGTGACGACCGAAGGCCAGGTCACCTACCTCCAGACCTCGACCTCCATGTTCATCCAGGAGGCGAGTGGCGCCTGGCACGGCATCCAGGTCTTCGGCGCCCATCCCGGCGTGAGCGAGGGCGACTACATCCGCGTCACCGGCACCGTCCTCGAGTACAACGGTTTCACCGAGATCACCAACCCCGGCTTGGTCATCGAAGTCCTGGAGTCCCCGGGCAGCCTGGTGATCGAGCCTGTCCTCGTGACCGTGACCGATGCCAACCTGGAGGACTTCGAGAGCGTGCTCGTGCGGGTCGAGAACACCACCTGCGTCTCCGCGAACCCCTTCTATGTCTTCGACGGCAATGATCAGATCATGATCTACTTCCCCGGCTACGAGGCCGTGGAGGACGAGTGTTACAACATCCAGGGCGTGCGCTACGCCTACCAGTTCACCAAGGAGATCCTGCCCCGCACCATCGACGAGATCCAGGTGTGCGGCACGGTGGGCGCCGACGAGCTGCCCCACTCCTTCGCCCTGGGCCAGGCCTGGCCGAACCCCTTCAACCCCTCGGCCTTCATCTCCTACAGCCTGGACCGCAGCGCCCAGGTCCGGCTGAGCGTTTTCAACATCCTGGGACAGGAAGTGGCCGTGCTGGCCGACCAGCTGCTGCCCTCGGGCCAGCACCAGGCCCGCTTTGATGCCACAGGCCTGCCCAGCGGCCTCTACCTCTACACGCTGCAGAGCGAGGGACGCCAGCTGACCGGCCGCATGCTGCTGGTTCGCTAG